One segment of Desulfonauticus submarinus DNA contains the following:
- a CDS encoding DUF4198 domain-containing protein: MNCFKKIFIFTMLIVGYLFSNQASAHEFIVKPYFFSLPQPGENPFSIVSSHIYMLSEEVEPLDKVEVYLIGPDTNQKINLQPNQTLYTLDGKVMLTEPGMFYLKAHRKGMIWTKTTKGWVQKSKKGLKGVLKSGLYEKFSKALIKVGENTNFYKKPLGQTLEIIPLKNPYQLKPGDILPVKVLLQGKPINTEIMASYDRFSMHPNTYAYLTEAQDNGIGYVKISSPGVWMVRVQVEKKVNSKDYDAHVMRATLIFEVR, from the coding sequence ATGAATTGTTTTAAAAAAATTTTTATCTTTACCATGTTAATAGTAGGATACCTATTTTCTAATCAAGCTTCTGCTCATGAATTTATTGTTAAGCCCTACTTTTTTTCCTTACCCCAGCCAGGAGAAAATCCTTTTAGTATTGTATCTAGTCACATATACATGCTCAGTGAAGAAGTAGAACCATTAGATAAAGTAGAAGTATATTTAATAGGTCCTGATACAAATCAGAAAATCAATCTTCAACCAAATCAAACTCTTTATACGCTTGATGGCAAAGTTATGCTAACTGAACCAGGCATGTTTTATTTAAAGGCACACCGCAAAGGCATGATTTGGACAAAAACAACTAAAGGATGGGTACAAAAAAGTAAAAAAGGTTTAAAAGGAGTATTAAAAAGCGGCTTGTATGAAAAGTTTTCTAAAGCTCTTATTAAAGTAGGTGAAAATACAAATTTTTATAAAAAACCTTTAGGACAGACACTAGAAATTATTCCCTTAAAAAATCCTTATCAGCTAAAACCAGGAGATATCTTGCCAGTAAAGGTTTTATTACAAGGAAAGCCTATAAATACTGAAATAATGGCAAGTTATGATAGATTTAGTATGCATCCTAATACCTATGCCTATTTAACGGAGGCACAGGATAATGGCATAGGATATGTTAAAATTTCATCTCCAGGTGTATGGATGGTAAGAGTTCAAGTAGAGAAAAAAGTTAACTCTAAAGATTATGACGCCCATGTTATGCGAGCTACTTTAATCTTTGAGGTGAGATAA
- a CDS encoding pyruvate ferredoxin oxidoreductase subunit gamma, translating into MIEIRLHGRGGQGGVTSAELLAKAAIDKGKFAQAFPSFGPERRGAPVEAFVRVSDERIRIREKIYNPDVVLVLDPTLLGVVDVAKGLKKDGIVIVNASESVEELKERYGFSKVAQVDALKIALSCLGVPITNTTMLGALLKATSILMPEDMEGVLLERFGSKLGPKNFEALNEAFSKTMVA; encoded by the coding sequence ATGATAGAGATTAGACTTCATGGAAGAGGAGGACAGGGCGGAGTAACCTCAGCTGAACTTTTGGCAAAGGCAGCAATTGATAAAGGAAAGTTTGCTCAAGCTTTTCCAAGTTTTGGCCCAGAAAGAAGAGGAGCACCTGTAGAAGCTTTTGTTAGAGTGTCAGATGAGAGGATTAGGATAAGAGAAAAAATTTATAACCCTGATGTAGTTTTGGTTTTAGATCCTACCTTACTGGGTGTTGTAGATGTGGCTAAGGGTCTTAAAAAAGATGGTATTGTAATAGTAAATGCTTCAGAATCGGTAGAAGAGTTAAAAGAGAGATACGGTTTTTCTAAAGTTGCTCAGGTGGATGCTTTAAAAATAGCTTTAAGTTGTTTAGGAGTTCCTATTACAAATACTACTATGTTAGGAGCATTATTAAAAGCCACTTCTATCCTAATGCCAGAGGATATGGAAGGAGTTTTATTAGAACGTTTTGGTTCTAAATTAGGACCAAAAAATTTTGAGGCATTAAACGAAGCGTTTTCTAAAACCATGGTAGCATAG
- the recR gene encoding recombination mediator RecR, whose amino-acid sequence MLDKLPLPLQNLVYKFSQFPGVGPKSALRMVMELLNWPEDKVITLGKDILELKSRLKPCKYCQALTEEDPCSICADPTRDETLLCVVADLDSMFVLEEPGFYRGKYFILGGLLSPLDGKESESLNTEALENRLRYGQIKEVILALGSTVEAENTASYVKNLVNSKFPKINITRLAQGIPLGAEVKYMDKETLRQSLNFRQKL is encoded by the coding sequence ATGTTAGATAAATTACCTCTTCCGCTTCAAAATTTAGTATATAAATTTTCTCAATTTCCTGGAGTGGGTCCTAAGAGTGCGTTGAGAATGGTGATGGAACTTCTCAATTGGCCAGAAGACAAAGTTATAACTTTAGGGAAAGATATTTTAGAACTTAAGTCTAGATTAAAACCTTGTAAGTACTGTCAGGCACTTACAGAAGAAGACCCTTGTTCTATTTGTGCAGATCCAACTCGAGATGAGACTTTACTTTGTGTGGTAGCTGATTTGGATTCTATGTTTGTTTTAGAAGAACCAGGTTTTTATAGGGGAAAGTATTTTATACTTGGAGGACTTTTGTCTCCGTTAGATGGTAAAGAAAGTGAAAGTTTAAATACTGAAGCTTTAGAGAATAGATTAAGATATGGACAAATAAAAGAAGTAATTTTAGCCTTAGGAAGTACCGTTGAGGCAGAAAATACTGCCTCTTATGTAAAAAATCTAGTAAATAGTAAGTTTCCTAAGATAAATATTACTCGATTGGCTCAAGGGATACCCTTGGGAGCAGAAGTGAAATATATGGATAAAGAAACCTTGCGTCAGTCTTTAAATTTTAGGCAAAAACTTTAA